Proteins co-encoded in one Populus trichocarpa isolate Nisqually-1 chromosome 10, P.trichocarpa_v4.1, whole genome shotgun sequence genomic window:
- the LOC18102505 gene encoding 3-ketoacyl-CoA synthase 11 isoform X2 has protein sequence MADEKKQNLENKPVLSPPLPERKKNTLPNFLLSVQLKYVKLGYHYLVSNAMYLMLMPVLCVIFAHLSTFTVDELWNQLKFNFVTVVLSSTSIVFTATLYFMSRPRKVYLVDFSCYKPGPAHKASRELFMQLSAQSAVFTEQSLAFQKKILEKSGYGEMTYAPKGLMRVPPDQSMAESWRESEMVMFGAIDDLLAKTMVKPRDIGILVVNSSLFNPTPSLSARVVNHYKLRGNILSYYLGGMGCSAGLISIDLAKDLLQVHPNSYALVVSTENISRNWYFGNDRSMLVTNCLFRMGAAAVLLSNRTFDRRRSKYQLIRTVRTHKGADDKSFNCVLQREDLDTQRVGVSLSKDLMAIAGEALKTNITTLGPLVLPVSEQLLFFVTLVAKKIFKMKIKPYIPDFKLAFEHFCIHAGGRGVLDELEKNLELTEWHMEPSRMTLYRFGNTSSSSLWYELAYSEAKGRIKKGDRIWQIGFGSGFKCNSAVWRAIRAIDPAKEKNPWMDEIDDFPVRVPRVAPLVY, from the exons ATGGCAGATGAGAAGAAACAAAACCTGGAAAACAAACCTGTGTTGTCTCCACCTCTACCCGAGAGGAAGAAAAACACCTTACCAAACTTCCTTTTATCTGTTCAGCTCAAATATGTGAAACTTGGTTACCACTACTTGGTTTCCAATGCCATGTACCTCATGCTCATGCCAGTACTTTGCGTGATTTTTGctcatctttcaacattcaCAGTTGATGAGCTTTGGAATCaactcaaattcaattttgtgaCAGTAGTTCTTTCCTCAACCTCAATTGTTTTTACTGCTACACTCTACTTCATGAGCCGTCCAAGAAAAGTTTACTTGGTGGATTTTTCATGTTACAAGCCCGGACCAGCTCATAAAGCATCTAGAGAACTCTTCATGCAGTTATCTGCACAGTCCGCGGTTTTCACAGAGCAAAGCTtagcttttcaaaagaaaatcctAGAGAAATCAGGCTATGGTGAAATGACCTACGCTCCAAAAGGCTTGATGCGTGTCCCGCCAGACCAGTCCATGGCTGAATCCTGGAGGGAATCAGAGATGGTGATGTTCGGAGCAATTGATGATCTCTTGGCCAAAACAATGGTGAAGCCTAGAGACATAGGAATACTTGTGGTGAATAGCAGTTTGTTCAATCCCACGCCGTCTCTCTCAGCTAGAGTTGTGAATCACTACAAGCTTAGAGGGAACATTTTGAGCTATTATCTTGGTGGTATGGGCTGCAGTGCAGGACTTATTTCTATTGATCTTGCCAAAGACCTTTTACAG GTGCATCCCAACTCCTATGCCCTAGTGGTGAGCACCGAGAACATTTCTCGCAACTGGTATTTTGGCAATGACCGATCGATGCTTGTCACCAACTGCCTCTTCCGTATGGGAGCAGCCGCAGTCCTCCTATCCAACCGGACATTTGATCGCCGTCGCTCAAAGTATCAACTTATCCGTACTGTACGTACACATAAGGGTGCAGATGATAAGTCCTTCAACTGTGTCTTGCAACGAGAGGATCTTGACACCCAAAGAGTTGGTGTCTCTCTCTCAAAAGACCTAATGGCTATAGCTGGAGAAGCCCTTAAAACGAATATAACCACTCTGGGCCCATTAGTTCTTCCAGTCTCCGAGCAACTTCTATTCTTTGTAACCTTAGTTGCCAAAAAAATCTTCAAGATGAAGATAAAACCATATATTCCTGATTTCAAGTTGGCATTTGAGCACTTCTGCATCCACGCGGGAGGAAGAGGTGTGTTGGATGAGCTTGAGAAAAATCTTGAGCTCACTGAATGGCATATGGAGCCATCAAGAATGACTCTTTATAGGTTTGGAAATACCTCTAGCAGTTCTTTGTGGTATGAATTGGCGTACTCCGAGGCCAAGGGAAGGATCAAGAAGGGGGACAGAATTTGGCAAATAGGTTTTGGTTCAGGATTTAAGTGCAACAGTGCCGTGTGGCGTGCTATAAGAGCTATCGATCCGGCAAAAGAGAAGAATCCTTGGATGGATGAGATTGATGACTTTCCAGTTCGTGTGCCAAGAGTGGCACCActtgtttattaa
- the LOC18102505 gene encoding 3-ketoacyl-CoA synthase 11 isoform X1, which translates to MADEKKQNLENKSVLSQPLPERKKNNLPNFFLSVQLKYVKLGYHYLVSNATYLMLMPVLCVIFAHLSTFTVDELWKQLKFNFVTVVLSSTSIVFTATLYFMSRPRQVYLVDFSCYKPGPAHIASRELFMQLSAASEIFTEQSLAFQKKILEKSGYGEMTYAPIGLMRVPPDQSMAESLRETEMVMFGAIDDLLAKTRVKPRDIGILVVNSSLFNPTPSLSARVVNHYKLRGNILSYNLGGMGCSAGLISIDLAKDLLQVHPNSYALVVSTENISRNWYFGNDRSMLVTNCLFRMGAAAVLLSNRTFDRRRSKYQLIRTVRTHKGADDKSFNCVLQREDLDTQRVGVSLSKDLMAIAGEALKTNITTLGPLVLPVSEQLLFFVTLVAKKIFKMKIKPYIPDFKLAFEHFCIHAGGRGVLDELEKNLELTEWHMEPSRMTLYRFGNTSSSSLWYELAYSEAKGRIKKGDRIWQIGFGSGFKCNSAVWRAIRAIDPAKEKNPWMDEIDDFPVRVPRVAPLVY; encoded by the exons ATGGCAGATGAGAAGAAACAAAACCTGGAAAACAAATCTGTGTTGTCTCAACCTCTACCcgagaggaagaaaaacaacttACCAAACTTCTTTTTATCTGTTCAGCTCAAATATGTGAAACTTGGTTACCACTACTTGGTTTCCAATGCCACGTACCTCATGCTCATGCCAGTACTTTGCGTGATTTTTGctcatctttcaacattcaCAGTTGATGAGCTTTGGAAGCaactcaaattcaattttgtgaCAGTAGTTCTTTCCTCAACCTCAATTGTTTTTACTGCTACACTCTACTTCATGAGCCGTCCAAGACAAGTTTACTTGGTGGATTTTTCATGTTACAAGCCCGGACCAGCTCATATAGCATCTAGAGAACTCTTCATGCAGTTATCTGCAGCGTCCGAGATTTTCACAGAGCAAAGCTtagcttttcaaaagaaaatcctAGAGAAATCAGGCTATGGTGAAATGACCTACGCTCCAATAGGCTTGATGCGTGTCCCGCCAGACCAGTCCATGGCTGAATCCTTGAGGGAAACAGAGATGGTGATGTTCGGAGCAATTGATGATCTCTTGGCCAAAACAAGGGTGAAGCCTAGAGACATAGGAATACTTGTGGTGAATAGCAGTTTGTTCAATCCCACGCCGTCTCTCTCAGCTAGAGTTGTGAATCACTACAAGCTTAGAGGGAACATTTTGAGCTATAATCTTGGTGGTATGGGCTGCAGTGCAGGACTTATTTCTATTGATCTTGCCAAAGACCTTTTACAG GTGCATCCCAACTCCTATGCCCTAGTGGTGAGCACCGAGAACATTTCTCGCAACTGGTATTTTGGCAATGACCGATCGATGCTTGTCACCAACTGCCTCTTCCGTATGGGAGCAGCCGCAGTCCTCCTATCCAACCGGACATTTGATCGCCGTCGCTCAAAGTATCAACTTATCCGTACTGTACGTACACATAAGGGTGCAGATGATAAGTCCTTCAACTGTGTCTTGCAACGAGAGGATCTTGACACCCAAAGAGTTGGTGTCTCTCTCTCAAAAGACCTAATGGCTATAGCTGGAGAAGCCCTTAAAACGAATATAACCACTCTGGGCCCATTAGTTCTTCCAGTCTCCGAGCAACTTCTATTCTTTGTAACCTTAGTTGCCAAAAAAATCTTCAAGATGAAGATAAAACCATATATTCCTGATTTCAAGTTGGCATTTGAGCACTTCTGCATCCACGCGGGAGGAAGAGGTGTGTTGGATGAGCTTGAGAAAAATCTTGAGCTCACTGAATGGCATATGGAGCCATCAAGAATGACTCTTTATAGGTTTGGAAATACCTCTAGCAGTTCTTTGTGGTATGAATTGGCGTACTCCGAGGCCAAGGGAAGGATCAAGAAGGGGGACAGAATTTGGCAAATAGGTTTTGGTTCAGGATTTAAGTGCAACAGTGCCGTGTGGCGTGCTATAAGAGCTATCGATCCGGCAAAAGAGAAGAATCCTTGGATGGATGAGATTGATGACTTTCCAGTTCGTGTGCCAAGAGTGGCACCActtgtttattaa